From the genome of Vicia villosa cultivar HV-30 ecotype Madison, WI linkage group LG2, Vvil1.0, whole genome shotgun sequence, one region includes:
- the LOC131648397 gene encoding mitochondrial arginine transporter BAC2-like, with the protein MESWTEYVMKNNVGREFVAGGFGGTTGIIASYPLDTLRVMQQQSGKASAVGILRNLLAKEGPSALYRGMAVPLASVGFQNAMIFQSYSIFTRICSPSISSNGPPSLVNVALGGLGAGAIQSMLMSPVELVKIRIQLQKNIDNCSENKKNTPLILAKNIWKNEGLCGIYRGFGITVLRDAPALAFYFGAYEYTREKLHPGCRGSCQESVHTMFIAGGVAGIASWIFNYPADVIKTRLQAQTSSSLKYKGILDCTLKIIKEEGLIVLWRGLGATLARAFIMNSTIFPTYQVTLRCLTNN; encoded by the exons ATGGAATCTTGGACAGAATATGTTATGAAGAACAATGTGGGGAGAGAGTTTGTAGCAGGTGGATTTGGAGGCACAACAGGTATCATAGCGAGTTATCCATTGGATACTCTTCGTGTCATGCAACAACAGTCCGGGAAGGCTTCTGCTGTTGGCATCCTTAGAAACTTGTTGGCCAAGGAAGGACCTTCTGCTCTTTATCGTGGCATGGCAGTTCCTTTGGCTTCTGTTGGTTTTCAG AATgctatgatttttcaaagttattCCATTTTTACGAGGATTTGTAGTCCTTCTATTTCATCTAATGGACCTCCTTCCCTTGTGAATGTTGCTTTGGGAGGACTCGGTGCAGGTGCTATCCAAAGCATGTTGATGTCTCCTGTTGAGTTAGTTAAAATTCGCATTCAGCTTCAAAAAAATATTGACAATTGTTCAGAAAACAAAAAGAACACTCCTTTGATCTTAGCTAAGAacatttggaaaaatgaaggcctTTGTGGCATTTATCGAGGATTTGGTATCACAGTTCTTAGAGATGCACCTGCTCTTGCCTTCTACTTTGGAGCATATGAGTACACAAGGGAGAAACTCCACCCTGGTTGTAGAGGAAGTTGTCAAGAAAGTGTGCATACTATGTTTATAGCAGGAGGAGTAGCAGGGATAGCGAGTTGGATTTTTAACTATCCTGCAGATGTTATAAAGACTAGATTGCAAGCTCAAACATCATCTTcattgaaatacaaaggtatatTGGATTGCACCTTAAAGATAATCAAAGAAGAAGGTTTGATTGTGCTATGGAGGGGTTTAGGAGCAACACTTGCTCGAGCATTTATTATGAATAGTACTATATTTCCAACTTATCAAGTCACTTTAAGGTGTTTGACcaacaattaa
- the LOC131648399 gene encoding mitochondrial arginine transporter BAC2-like, producing the protein MEFWTEYVMKNNVGREFVAGGIGGTAGIISSYPFDTLRVMQQQSGKASAVGIFRNLLSKEGPFALYRGMAVPLASVGFQNAMIFQSYTIFTRICSSSISSNGPHSLVNVALGGLGAGALQSILMCPVELVKIRIQLQKNIDNFSENKKSTSLILAKNIWKNEGLCGIYRGFGITVLRDAPAHAFYFGAYEYMREKLHPGCRESCQESVYTMFIAGGVAGIASWIFNYPTDVIKTRLQAQTSSSMKYKGILDCTLKIIKEEGSIVLWRGLGATVVRAFVMNSAIFPAYQVALRCLANN; encoded by the exons ATGGAGTTTTGGACAGAATATGTTATGAAGAACAATGTGGGAAGAGAGTTTGTGGCCGGTGGAATCGGAGGCACGGCAGGTATCATATCGAGTTATCCGTTCGATACTCTTCGTGTCATGCAACAACAGTCCGGAAAAGCTTCTGCTGTTGGCATCTTTAGAAATTTGTTGTCCAAGGAAGGACCTTTTGCTCTCTATCGTGGCATGGCGGTTCCTTTGGCTTCTGTTGGTTTTCAG AATgctatgatttttcaaagttataCCATTTTTACGAGGATTTGtagttcttctatttcttctAATGGACCTCATTCGCTTGTGAATGTTGCTTTAGGAGGACTCGGTGCAGGTGCTCTCCAAAGCATATTGATGTGTCCCGTTGAGTTAGTTAAAATTCGCATTCAACTTCAAAAAAATATTGACAATTTTTCAGAAAACAAAAAGAGCACTTCTTTGATCTTGGCTAAGAACATTTGGAAAAATGAGGGTCTTTGTGGCATTTATCGAGGATTTGGCATCACTGTTCTTAGAGATGCACCTGCTCATGCCTTCTACTTTGGAGCATATGAGTACATGAGGGAAAAACTCCACCCTGGTTGTAGAGAAAGTTGTCAAGAAAGTGTGTATACTATGTTCATAGCAGGAGGAGTAGCAGGGATAGCGAGTTGGATTTTTAACTACCCTACAGATGTTATAAAGACTAGGTTGCAAGCTCAAACATCAtcttccatgaaatacaaaggtatcttgGATTGCACGTTAAAGATAATCAAAGAAGAAGGTTCGATTGTGTTATGGCGGGGTTTAGGAGCAACAGTTGTTAGAGCATTTGTTATGAATAGTGCTATATTTCCTGCTTATCAAGTCGCTTTAAGGTGTTTAGCcaacaattaa